From the Brassica napus cultivar Da-Ae chromosome A8, Da-Ae, whole genome shotgun sequence genome, one window contains:
- the LOC106359957 gene encoding embryonic protein DC-8 — protein MVYDKAGRAKDMASDKTGSAYDKAGQAKDLAYDKASQAKDMIYDTAGSAYDKAGQAKDTAYDKAGQAKDMVYDTAGSAYDKAGQAKDMAYDKAGSAYHKADQAKDMVSDKTGSAKDMVYDKAGQAKDMVNKKAAQAEEKAGQAKDMVYDKAAQAKEKAGQAKDMAYNNAGQAKDKAGQAKDMAYDKAGQAKDMAFDKAGQAKDTVYDKADDVIRMATDKSDEAKEIGYGTYKRAKEGSKNAKDVSFEKARDVRETGGQAMDYGKDKATDAYGLGNEAAGKLEEAMYKVGERYGAAKDSTSEKAKEAYESAKEKASEATGEYGAYLRDHSVEL, from the coding sequence ATGGTCTATGACAAAGCTGGTAGAGCCAAGGACATGGCTTCTGACAAGACTGGATCAGCCTATGACAAGGCAGGTCAAGCCAAAGACCTAGCATACGACAAGGCTAGCCAAGCTAAGGACATGATTTATGATACCGCAGGATCAGCCTACGACAAGGCCGGTCAAGCCAAAGACACAGCATACGACAAGGCTGGCCAAGCTAAAGACATGGTTTATGATACCGCAGGATCAGCCTACGACAAGGCCGGCCAAGCCAAGGACATGGCCTACGACAAAGCAGGATCAGCCTACCACAAGGCCGATCAAGCCAAGGATATGGTCTCGGATAAAACAGGATCAGCCAAGGATATGGTCTACGACAAGGCCGGTCAAGCCAAGGACATGGTCAACAAGAAGGCGGCTCAAGCAGAGGAAAAGGCCGGTCAAGCCAAGGACATGGTCTACGACAAGGCGGCTCAAGCAAAGGAAAAGGCCGGTCAAGCCAAGGACATGGCCTACAACAATGCCGGTCAAGCCAAAGACAAGGCTGGTCAAGCCAAAGATATGGCCTATGACAAGGCTGGTCAAGCCAAAGATATGGCCTTCGACAAGGCTGGCCAAGCCAAGGACACTGTGTATGACAAAGCAGATGATGTGATTAGAATGGCTACGGATAAGAGCGATGAAGCTAAAGAAATAGGTTATGGAACATACAAAAGAGCAAAAGAAGGGTCCAAAAATGCTAAAGACGTTTCATTTGAAAAAGCTCGTGACGTTAGAGAAACTGGGGGGCAAGCGATGGACTATGGTAAAGACAAAGCAACAGACGCGTACGGATTAGGAAATGAAGCTGCCGGGAAATTGGAGGAGGCAATGTATAAAGTTGGGGAAAGGTATGGTGCAGCAAAGGATTCAACGTCGGAGAAGGCAAAAGAAGCTTATGAGAGTGCAAAGGAGAAGGCTTCTGAGGCTACTGGAGAGTATGGTGCATATTTAAGGGACCATAGTGTTGAGCTTTAG